The proteins below are encoded in one region of Hemitrygon akajei unplaced genomic scaffold, sHemAka1.3 Scf000052, whole genome shotgun sequence:
- the LOC140721201 gene encoding cell adhesion molecule CEACAM5-like → MAMVLNYGPGLLEAQRFQDILDYGQACTVMNVIVYTTVCNLCRSRALEPAHQTVMETPCSVSADGRWTTETKRLVPSIDEATLQMEFLEMGTSDLFKAQHKDFGLSDIWINVGPQAQFKNTTAIAMLRLTLFPSTKCGSVSECNGDRRCSLGMSGLPFAALVLCLHITAGESQQFTIFVEHSEINATVGGDALFSVRPSGKVTSGNWRFNGGTIAQWIGQNVSVGDGYTDGAEIFTTNGSLLLKSVNMSDSGEYRVNMVSANGSQTSATVTLRVFEPVSNVTVTSNATRLIEYSDTVRLTCSATGTDVSYLWLEENSNIIPRGRIVLNEDNSTLTVSGVLRTDGRFTCRASNMINEITSSPFSLNVNYGPDRPSIITQPDSSFHVAGSSLRLTCFTESHPDAELNWQLNGAHLQSGYEVDLDRISVSNAGKYTCEASNSVTKRNNASTTQINVFERVSNVIVTSNATRLIEYSDTVRLTCSATGTDVSYLWLEENNKIIPRGRIVLNEDNSTLTVSGVLRTDGRFTCRASNMINEITSSPFSLHVNYGPDRPYIITQPDSSFHVAGSILRLTCFTESRPDAKLNWKLNGAHLQSGQEVIFDSISVRDTGKYTCEAYNSVTKRINASTTEIIVFETVTGVTVVVSDPTSLEYPDTIVLSCHASGTVQTRTWFKDNQPIQENGRIFTSPDKAKLTIIRANRNDAGTYKCIASNSFSSGAGETNVQVYYENCTFRAGAIVGIIFGLLIMGLVGGFSGWLFARKAGGLFSIKYPPKSKYGKSRNPGSKSTFDTKTVNSSEYYENVQMDEQGARNNAQNGDSTYTGLVLEYRSVYGDLNS, encoded by the exons ATGGCGATGGTCCTGAATTATGGACCAGGACTCCTGGAGGCACAACGTTTTCAAGATATCCTGGATTATGGCCAGGCTTGTACCGTGATGAATGTGATTGTGTACACAACTGTCTGCAATCTTTGTCGATCCCGGGCATTGGAGCctgcacaccagacggtgatggaaaca CCGTGCTCCGTTTCGGCTGACGGCCGGTGGACTACAGAGACCAAAAGGCTGGTGCCTTCCATAGATGAGGCAACTCTTCAGATGGAGTTCTTGGAAATGGGAACTTCTGATTTGTTCAAAGCACAACACAAGGACTTTGGACTGAGTGACATTTGGATCAACGTGGGTCCCCAAGCTCAGTTCAAAAACACGACAGCTATTGCAATGCTCCGACTCACACTGTTCCCATCCAC gaagtgcggctcagtctccgagtgtaacggagatcggcgctgctctctcgggatgtcgggactgcccttcgcagctctcgttctttgtctccacataacggcag GTGAGTCTCAGCAGTTTACCATTTTCGTTGAGCACAGCGAGATAAACGCCACCGTCGGGGGAGATGCGCTGTTTTCAGTGCGGCCGTCGGGCAAAGTCACCAGTGGAAACTGGCGTTTTAATGGGGGAACAATCGCCCAGTGGATCGGGCAGAATGTGTCTGTTGGCGATGGCTACACAGACGGCGCTGAGATATTCACGACCAAcgggtcgcttctgctgaagtcggtgaacATGTCGGACAGTGGGGAATACCGTGTGAATATGGTGTCAGCTAATGGCTCCCAAACCTCAGCGACCGTCACTCTGCGTGTCTTTG AACCTGTTTCCAATGTCACTGTAACATCTAATGCCACCAGACTGATTGAGTACAGCGACACCGTCAGACTAACCTGCTCCGCAACAGGCACGGACGTCTCTTACCTGTGGCTTGAGGAGAATAGCAATATAATTCCTCGGGGCAGGATTGTTCTGAATGAAGATAACAGCACACTCACTGTTTCTGGAGTGCTACGGACAGACGGAAGATTCACCTGTAGAGCAAGCAACATGATTAACGAAATCACAAGCTCTCCGTTTTCTCTTAATGTCAACT ACGGACCGGATCGTCCATCCATCATCACTCAACCGGACTCTTCTTTTCACGTTGCCGGAAGCTCCCTCAGGTTAACATGTTTCACAGAGTCCCACccagatgctgaattgaattggCAACTGAACGGTGCCCACCTACAAAGTGGGTATGAGGTCGACCTCGACAGAATCTCTGTGAGCAACGCGGGAAAGTATACTTGTGAGGCCTCTAACAGCGTGACAAAAAGGAACAATGCCTCAACCACGCAAATCAATGTGTTCG AACGTGTTTCCAATGTCATTGTTACATCTAATGCCACCAGACTGATTGAGTACAGCGACACCGTCAGACTAACCTGCTCCGCAACAGGCACGGATGTCTCTTACCTGTGGCTTGAGGAGAATAACAAGATAATTCCTCGGGGCAGGATTGTTCTGAATGAAGATAACAGCACACTCACTGTTTCTGGAGTGCTACGGACAGACGGAAGATTCACCTGTAGAGCAAGCAACATGATTAACGAAATCACAAGCTCTCCGTTTTCTCTTCATGTCAACT ACGGACCGGATCGTCCATATATCATCACTCAACCGGACTCTTCTTTTCACGTTGCCGGAAGCATCCTCAGGTTAACATGTTTCACAGAGTCCCGCCCAGATGCTAAATTGAATTGGAAACTGAATGGTGCCCACCTACAAAGTGGGCAGGAGGTCATCTTCGACAGCATCTCTGTGAGAGACACGGGAAAGTATACTTGTGAGGCCTATAACAGCGTTACAAAAAGGATCAATGCCTCAACCACGGAAATCATTGTGTTCG agacagtgacTGGGGTTACTGTGGTGGTCAGTGATCCCACTTCCCTGGAATACCCCGATACCATCGTACTCAGCTGTCACGCGTCGGGCACTGTTCAGACACGGACATGGTTCAAGGATAACCAACCCATCCAGGAAAACGGCAGAATATTCACATCTCCCGACAAGGCGAAACTGACTATAATCAGAGCTAACAGAAACGACGCAGGGACGTACAAGTGCATCGCCAGCAACTCATTCAGCAGTGGCGCTGGAGAGACCAACGTGCAAGTTTACT ATGAAAACTGTACCTTCCGGGCTGGCGCGATCGTGGGCATTATATTTGGTTTACTTATCATGGGCCTGGTTGGAGGATTCAGTGGATGGCTGTTCGCAAGAAAAGCTGGCGG TTTATTCAGCATCAAATATCCACCGAAATCTAAATATGGCAAGAGCAGGAATCCCGGAAGCAAAA GCACCTTCGATACAAAGACCGTAAACTCATCGGAATATTATGAAAATGTCCAAATGGATGAACAG GGTGCAAGGAACAATGCGCAGAATGGAGACTCCACTTACACG GGTCTTGTCCTGGAGTATCGATCTGTATACGGTGATCTGAACAG CTGA